Proteins from a genomic interval of Acidimicrobiales bacterium:
- the sucD gene encoding succinate--CoA ligase subunit alpha: MSIFVDENTKVIYQGLTGSQGSYYGRLNAEYGTQVVAGTHPKKAGSDVDGVPIYANVADAVAATGATASCIFIPAPGVRGAVMEAAAGGVEFIVAITEGVPAHDEAYFYNELKRSFPDVRLLGPNCPGIISPGKCNIGITAGHIAKEGGPVGIVSRSGTLTYQALYELKQKDIGVTTCVGIGGDPVPGTSFIDCLEAFEADPETKAVMMIGEIGGSAEEEAADYIKNHMTKPVSSYIAGVTAPPGKKMGHAGAIVSGGKGTAAAKMEALEDAGVKVGHNPTEAGELMAEIVANL, translated from the coding sequence ATGAGCATTTTCGTAGACGAGAACACCAAGGTCATCTACCAGGGCCTCACCGGCTCACAGGGCAGCTACTACGGCCGCCTCAACGCCGAGTACGGCACCCAGGTGGTCGCCGGTACCCATCCCAAGAAGGCCGGTAGCGATGTCGACGGCGTGCCGATCTACGCCAACGTCGCCGACGCCGTGGCCGCCACCGGCGCCACCGCGAGCTGCATCTTCATCCCGGCCCCCGGCGTGCGCGGCGCAGTCATGGAGGCCGCCGCGGGCGGCGTCGAGTTCATCGTCGCCATCACCGAAGGCGTGCCCGCCCATGATGAGGCGTACTTCTACAACGAGCTCAAGCGGAGCTTCCCCGATGTGCGGCTGCTCGGCCCGAACTGCCCCGGCATCATCAGCCCCGGCAAGTGCAACATCGGCATCACCGCCGGTCACATCGCCAAGGAGGGCGGCCCCGTCGGCATCGTGAGCCGATCCGGCACGCTGACCTACCAGGCGCTCTACGAGCTGAAGCAGAAGGACATCGGCGTCACGACGTGTGTCGGCATCGGTGGCGACCCCGTGCCCGGCACGTCGTTCATCGACTGCCTCGAGGCCTTCGAAGCCGACCCCGAGACCAAGGCCGTGATGATGATCGGCGAGATCGGTGGTTCGGCCGAGGAAGAAGCGGCCGACTACATCAAGAACCACATGACCAAACCGGTGTCGTCCTACATTGCAGGGGTCACCGCCCCTCCCGGCAAGAAGATGGGCCATGCGGGCGCCATCGTCTCGGGCGGCAAGGGCACCGCAGCGGCGAAGATGGAAGCGCTCGAGGACGCCGGCGTGAAGGTGGGCCACAACCCCACCGAAGCGGGCGAACTCATGGCCGAGATCGTCGCCAACCTCTGA
- a CDS encoding N-acetylmuramoyl-L-alanine amidase has product MAEPDTTTSNVSSTAPTTVAPTTTTSSSATTSTTTLVPWVPAPPLALDGDGVPLNGQADGVVLTTTGWVVPVLDAVGDIRRVWTPCGRETLITSGEFVGEVDFVLDPGHGGAEEPGAVGPGGTREADLNLAVARRVRDALEADGHTVMMTRDSDVRVPIVTRAEIALALDPIAFISIHHNAGTEAVSSEPGTEMFFQLESTDSKRLAGLIFEETRAFLDPLGSTWFAMEDAGAMGRASQSGGDYYGVLRRPAAVTSVLAEFAYIVNPVEEELLNRPEVQDGLAEAVRSAVERFVDTDDAGSGYTEDPIFRGWGPTGAGRTTNCTDPALES; this is encoded by the coding sequence GTGGCCGAACCCGACACGACGACCTCGAATGTCTCGTCGACCGCGCCCACCACCGTGGCCCCGACGACCACGACATCCTCGTCGGCCACCACCTCGACGACCACCCTGGTGCCGTGGGTGCCGGCGCCGCCGCTCGCGCTCGACGGCGACGGCGTGCCTCTCAACGGCCAGGCCGACGGCGTCGTCCTGACCACCACGGGTTGGGTGGTGCCGGTGCTCGATGCGGTGGGGGACATTCGTCGGGTCTGGACACCGTGCGGGCGCGAGACACTCATCACCAGTGGCGAGTTCGTGGGCGAGGTCGACTTCGTGCTCGATCCGGGTCACGGCGGCGCCGAGGAACCGGGCGCGGTCGGCCCCGGTGGAACCCGCGAAGCCGATCTCAACCTGGCGGTGGCCCGCCGGGTCCGCGATGCACTCGAGGCCGACGGCCACACGGTGATGATGACCCGTGACAGCGATGTGCGCGTACCGATCGTCACCCGGGCCGAGATCGCGCTGGCCCTCGATCCGATCGCGTTCATCTCGATCCATCACAACGCCGGCACCGAGGCGGTCAGCAGCGAGCCCGGCACCGAGATGTTCTTCCAGCTCGAGTCGACCGACTCGAAACGACTGGCCGGGCTGATCTTCGAGGAGACCCGAGCGTTTCTCGACCCGCTCGGGTCGACCTGGTTCGCCATGGAGGATGCGGGTGCGATGGGTCGCGCCAGCCAGAGCGGTGGCGACTACTACGGCGTGCTCCGACGTCCGGCCGCGGTGACCAGCGTGCTCGCCGAGTTCGCCTACATCGTGAATCCGGTCGAGGAGGAACTCCTCAACCGTCCCGAGGTCCAGGACGGCCTCGCCGAGGCGGTGCGGTCGGCCGTCGAGCGTTTCGTCGACACCGATGACGCGGGCTCGGGCTACACCGAGGACCCGATCTTTCGCGGCTGGGGCCCCACCGGCGCCGGCCGCACCACGAACTGCACGGATCCGGCGCTCGAGTCGTGA
- a CDS encoding N-acetylmuramoyl-L-alanine amidase, with translation MNEPVPTLFDDSTSTAEVPAEEATSSTLPTTTLPIADRLPALATDAAGAVRTDDGALLPITGTDGDVWFVLGPCGGEQIEPSGFVSPIEAQHVVLDPGGADDAAGRVNLAVAQRTAEILAADGVAVTLTRTGPVELGAGTRGAAAVALGATAFVSIQRGEDGSATTSAPRPTVFRRAGDDASRRLAGLIHQALVEAFAGLEGTFVAPDEPGVRALLNQRGEDYFRVLQTSNGVAAARVELLALGENETTLLASEEGRDIEAQALADAIVAFLVTNEEGNGFIDPVEAVRTAPTSNTPGGC, from the coding sequence GTGAACGAACCGGTTCCGACCCTGTTCGACGACTCGACGTCGACGGCCGAGGTGCCGGCCGAGGAGGCGACCTCATCGACCCTGCCGACGACCACCCTTCCCATCGCCGACCGGTTGCCGGCGCTGGCGACCGACGCCGCCGGCGCCGTCCGGACCGATGACGGGGCGCTGTTGCCCATCACCGGCACCGACGGCGACGTGTGGTTCGTGCTCGGTCCGTGTGGCGGCGAGCAGATCGAACCCTCGGGGTTCGTGTCCCCGATCGAGGCGCAGCACGTCGTGCTCGACCCGGGCGGAGCCGACGACGCGGCCGGCCGCGTCAACCTGGCGGTGGCCCAGCGCACGGCGGAGATCCTCGCCGCCGACGGGGTGGCGGTGACCCTCACCCGTACCGGCCCGGTCGAACTCGGCGCCGGCACCCGTGGCGCGGCCGCGGTCGCACTCGGCGCGACGGCCTTCGTGTCGATCCAGCGTGGCGAGGACGGCTCGGCGACGACCTCGGCTCCCCGGCCCACGGTGTTTCGTCGGGCCGGCGACGACGCCAGTCGCCGGCTGGCGGGGCTCATCCACCAGGCGCTGGTGGAGGCGTTCGCCGGCCTCGAGGGAACCTTCGTCGCTCCCGACGAACCGGGCGTGCGGGCGCTCCTCAACCAGCGGGGCGAGGACTACTTCCGAGTGTTGCAAACGAGCAACGGCGTGGCCGCGGCGCGCGTAGAACTGTTGGCTCTGGGCGAGAACGAGACGACCCTCCTCGCGAGCGAGGAGGGTCGTGACATCGAGGCGCAGGCCCTGGCCGATGCGATCGTTGCCTTCCTCGTCACGAACGAGGAAGGCAACGGGTTCATCGACCCGGTCGAGGCCGTTCGTACCGCACCGACGTCGAACACGCCGGGCGGTTGTTGA
- the purH gene encoding bifunctional phosphoribosylaminoimidazolecarboxamide formyltransferase/IMP cyclohydrolase has translation MPTSSETPRALLSVYDKAGIADLASGLVELGWELISSGGTAKVIAAAGLPVTDVADHTGSPIMLGHRVVTLHPRIHGGILADRDDPEHQADLVANDIDPIDLVVANLYPFRAEPGIEMIDIGGPTMVRAAAKNHAHVGIAVDPAEYDGILAELRAEGRLTAATRRRLARAAFAHTAAYDAAIVTWLDETDDEPETLPPTLHLALERTDVLRYGENPHQSGARYRTIGQTSMWDDVVQHSGVALSYLNLFDADAAWRLAHDLGDQPAVAIIKHANPCGAAVGDDLARAYQQAFECDSRSAFGGIVATNRVIDLATVEAMEAAAQADVVIAPGYADGVIERLIAKRKNTRLLTATPPTPASGLELRQIGGGYLVQDAHHFSSTPDQWQVVTQRQPTAQEMADAAFAWRICGHVTSNAIVLAKDGVAWGIGAGQQNRVESGEIAATKADGRAKDGACASDAFYPFPDGIEAAADAGAAIIVQPGGSVNDDKTIAAADARGVAMVFTGERHFLH, from the coding sequence ATGCCGACATCGTCCGAGACTCCCCGCGCCCTTCTGTCCGTCTACGACAAGGCCGGTATCGCCGATCTCGCGAGCGGGCTCGTCGAACTCGGGTGGGAGCTCATCTCGAGTGGGGGCACCGCCAAGGTGATCGCCGCCGCCGGACTGCCCGTCACCGACGTGGCCGACCACACCGGATCGCCGATCATGCTCGGCCACCGCGTGGTCACGTTGCACCCGCGGATCCACGGCGGCATCCTCGCCGACCGGGACGATCCGGAACACCAGGCCGACCTCGTCGCCAACGACATCGACCCGATCGACCTCGTGGTGGCCAACCTCTATCCCTTCCGAGCCGAGCCGGGCATCGAGATGATCGACATCGGCGGGCCCACCATGGTCCGGGCCGCGGCCAAGAACCATGCCCATGTGGGGATCGCCGTCGATCCCGCCGAGTACGACGGCATCCTCGCCGAACTCCGGGCCGAGGGCCGGCTCACCGCCGCCACCCGTCGGCGCCTCGCCCGCGCTGCGTTCGCCCACACTGCGGCCTACGACGCGGCGATCGTCACCTGGCTCGACGAGACCGACGACGAGCCCGAGACGCTGCCGCCCACCCTGCACCTGGCCCTCGAGCGCACCGACGTGCTCCGCTACGGGGAGAACCCTCATCAGTCGGGTGCCCGGTATCGCACCATCGGCCAGACGAGCATGTGGGACGACGTCGTCCAGCACTCGGGCGTTGCGCTCAGCTACCTCAACCTGTTCGACGCCGATGCGGCCTGGCGACTCGCCCACGATCTCGGCGATCAGCCCGCGGTGGCGATCATCAAGCACGCCAATCCTTGCGGCGCAGCGGTCGGCGACGATCTCGCCCGGGCCTACCAGCAGGCGTTCGAGTGCGACAGCCGCAGTGCGTTCGGCGGCATCGTCGCCACCAACCGGGTGATCGACCTGGCGACCGTCGAGGCGATGGAAGCGGCCGCCCAGGCCGATGTCGTGATCGCCCCCGGCTACGCCGACGGTGTGATCGAACGGCTCATCGCCAAGCGCAAGAACACACGACTGCTCACCGCGACACCGCCGACGCCGGCCAGCGGCCTCGAACTGCGCCAGATCGGGGGCGGCTATCTGGTCCAGGACGCCCACCACTTCTCGTCCACGCCGGACCAGTGGCAGGTGGTCACCCAGCGTCAGCCCACCGCGCAGGAGATGGCCGACGCCGCGTTCGCATGGCGCATCTGCGGTCATGTCACGTCCAATGCCATCGTGCTGGCCAAAGATGGCGTGGCGTGGGGCATCGGCGCGGGCCAGCAGAACCGGGTCGAGTCGGGCGAGATCGCGGCGACGAAGGCCGACGGTCGAGCCAAGGACGGCGCCTGCGCGAGCGACGCGTTCTACCCGTTCCCCGACGGCATCGAAGCGGCCGCCGACGCCGGTGCCGCCATCATCGTGCAACCCGGTGGGTCGGTGAACGACGACAAGACGATTGCCGCGGCCGACGCACGCGGCGTGGCGATGGTGTTCACCGGCGAGCGACACTTCCTCCACTAG
- a CDS encoding lysophospholipid acyltransferase family protein: MNEPSATTPFREPKSGEAKSLEWAVRVGHQRSSLVFYRVVRFFIRSVIFRWLRTEVRGAENLRLDGPVIVAPVHRSNLDAPLVAGVATRRLRALGKESLFVNPIGAWVCAALGAIPLRRGEADRDAMRSARTILDDGEMMIVFPEGTRQRGDRVAGVFDGMSYLASKTGATIVPVGIAGTEAALPSGARFLHRSHTAIVVGEPIAAPVGRMSRPALTAFSEDVGARLQAAFDEANDLIRR, translated from the coding sequence GTGAACGAACCGAGCGCGACCACGCCCTTCCGGGAACCGAAGAGTGGGGAGGCCAAGAGCCTCGAGTGGGCGGTCCGGGTCGGACACCAGCGATCGTCGCTCGTCTTCTATCGGGTCGTTCGTTTCTTCATCCGCAGCGTGATCTTCCGCTGGCTGCGCACCGAGGTTCGCGGCGCGGAGAACCTTCGGCTCGACGGCCCCGTGATCGTGGCGCCGGTGCACCGTTCCAACCTCGATGCGCCACTGGTGGCCGGCGTGGCCACGCGCCGGCTGCGAGCGCTGGGCAAGGAGTCGCTGTTCGTCAACCCGATCGGGGCCTGGGTGTGCGCCGCCCTCGGCGCCATCCCGCTGCGTCGCGGCGAAGCCGATCGCGACGCGATGCGCTCGGCTCGCACGATCCTCGACGACGGCGAGATGATGATCGTGTTCCCCGAAGGCACCCGGCAGCGCGGTGATCGGGTCGCCGGGGTGTTCGACGGCATGTCCTATCTCGCCTCGAAGACGGGCGCGACCATCGTTCCCGTGGGCATCGCCGGCACCGAGGCCGCGCTGCCGTCGGGGGCGAGGTTCCTGCACCGCAGCCACACCGCAATCGTGGTCGGCGAACCGATTGCGGCACCGGTCGGACGGATGAGCCGCCCGGCGCTCACTGCGTTCAGTGAGGACGTCGGCGCTCGGCTCCAAGCCGCGTTCGACGAGGCCAACGACCTGATTCGCCGCTGA
- a CDS encoding methylenetetrahydrofolate reductase, giving the protein MTAIRDLLDRGRTLSFEFFPPKTREAQAKLRTTVDQLEKVEPDYVSVTYGAGGSTRETTRETVLDLVEHRAFPAMPHLTCVGHSYAEVLELIEDYQAHGVHNMLALAGDPPEDGSPNPGDFRYALELVHALREHSDMCIGVAAFPELHPRSTSREDDRARLAEKLEVADFGITQFFFDPDDYFSMMDDLAALGCTTPVLPGVIPVVNPTSVRRFAGMNGSAIDEPLWARLEATDDADTRLEIAVDAAVRQIERLIEGGAPGVHLYTLNQADATVRICERIDIG; this is encoded by the coding sequence ATGACCGCGATTCGTGATCTGCTCGACCGGGGGCGCACCCTGTCGTTCGAATTCTTCCCGCCGAAGACCCGCGAGGCCCAGGCGAAGTTGCGGACCACCGTCGATCAGCTCGAGAAGGTCGAACCCGACTATGTGTCGGTCACCTACGGCGCCGGCGGGAGCACCCGCGAGACCACCCGCGAAACGGTGCTCGACCTGGTCGAACACCGCGCCTTTCCGGCGATGCCCCATCTCACCTGCGTCGGCCACAGCTACGCCGAGGTGCTCGAGCTGATCGAGGACTATCAGGCCCACGGCGTCCACAACATGCTGGCGCTCGCCGGCGACCCACCCGAGGACGGCAGCCCGAACCCGGGCGACTTCCGCTACGCCCTCGAGCTCGTCCATGCGCTGCGAGAGCACAGTGACATGTGCATCGGCGTGGCCGCATTCCCCGAGCTGCATCCCCGCTCGACGTCGCGAGAAGACGATCGAGCCCGGCTGGCCGAGAAGCTGGAGGTGGCCGACTTCGGCATCACCCAGTTCTTCTTCGACCCCGACGACTACTTCTCGATGATGGACGACCTGGCCGCGCTCGGTTGCACCACACCGGTGCTGCCGGGGGTCATTCCCGTCGTGAACCCGACCAGCGTGCGCCGCTTCGCCGGCATGAACGGATCGGCCATCGACGAGCCCCTCTGGGCCAGGCTCGAGGCCACCGACGACGCCGACACGCGACTCGAGATCGCGGTCGATGCAGCGGTGCGTCAGATCGAGCGTCTGATCGAGGGCGGCGCGCCCGGGGTGCACCTCTACACCCTCAACCAGGCCGACGCGACCGTGCGGATCTGCGAGCGAATCGACATCGGCTGA
- the icd gene encoding NADP-dependent isocitrate dehydrogenase — protein sequence MADKITMQDDGTLAVPDNPIIPFIEGDGTGVDIWPAAKLVLDAAAGKYGKTIEWREVLAGEKAFNETGDWLPQATIDDFNEYLIGIKGPLTTPIGGGFRSLNVAIRQIMDLYVCLRPVRWFTGVPSPVKQPQLVDMVIFRENTEDIYAGLEVESGTPEAKKMIEMLHDAFGWEIREDSGIGVKPISKFGSQRLQRAAIEYAVKRGRKRVHWVHKGNIMKFTEGAFQKWGYELVREEFSDVAVGWDDCGGDPGDKILVQDAIADIALQQVLTRPAEFDVIATMNLNGDYLSDALAAQVGGIGIAPGANINYMTGHGVFEATHGTAPKYAGQDKVNPSSVLLSGVMMFEHLGWQEAADDIVRAVEATIGDKVVTYDFARQMEGATEVKCSEFASAIVDRL from the coding sequence ATGGCTGACAAGATCACGATGCAGGACGACGGCACACTTGCCGTTCCCGACAACCCCATCATCCCCTTCATCGAGGGCGACGGCACCGGGGTCGACATCTGGCCGGCCGCCAAGCTCGTGCTCGATGCCGCAGCGGGCAAGTACGGCAAGACCATCGAATGGAGAGAGGTTCTCGCCGGCGAGAAGGCCTTCAACGAAACCGGAGACTGGCTGCCCCAGGCCACCATCGACGACTTCAACGAGTACCTCATCGGCATCAAGGGCCCCCTCACGACACCGATCGGTGGCGGTTTCCGCAGCCTCAACGTCGCCATCCGTCAGATCATGGATCTCTACGTCTGTCTGCGTCCCGTGCGCTGGTTCACCGGCGTTCCCTCGCCCGTGAAGCAGCCGCAGCTCGTCGACATGGTGATCTTCCGTGAGAACACCGAGGACATCTACGCCGGACTCGAGGTCGAGTCGGGTACGCCCGAAGCCAAGAAGATGATCGAGATGCTCCACGACGCCTTCGGTTGGGAGATTCGTGAGGATTCCGGTATCGGCGTCAAGCCCATCTCGAAGTTCGGTTCGCAACGGCTCCAGCGCGCGGCCATCGAGTATGCGGTGAAGCGCGGTCGCAAGCGGGTCCACTGGGTCCACAAGGGCAACATCATGAAGTTCACCGAGGGCGCGTTCCAGAAGTGGGGCTACGAACTCGTGCGTGAAGAGTTCTCCGACGTGGCCGTCGGTTGGGACGATTGCGGTGGTGACCCGGGCGACAAGATCCTCGTGCAGGACGCCATCGCCGACATCGCGCTCCAGCAGGTGCTCACCCGCCCGGCCGAGTTCGACGTGATCGCCACCATGAACCTCAACGGCGACTATCTGTCCGACGCGCTGGCTGCCCAGGTCGGCGGCATCGGCATCGCTCCCGGCGCCAACATCAACTACATGACCGGCCACGGCGTGTTCGAGGCCACCCACGGTACCGCGCCGAAGTACGCGGGTCAGGACAAGGTGAACCCGTCGTCGGTGCTGCTGTCGGGCGTCATGATGTTCGAGCATCTCGGCTGGCAGGAAGCGGCCGACGACATCGTGCGGGCGGTCGAGGCCACCATCGGCGACAAGGTCGTCACCTACGACTTCGCCCGCCAGATGGAGGGAGCGACCGAGGTGAAGTGCTCCGAGTTCGCCAGCGCGATCGTCGATCGCCTCTGA
- a CDS encoding ABC transporter ATP-binding protein, protein MTVIDAAPAGAAEVEDVWRRGGRLIGRSLRAHPGPHAAAMGGAGLFVLAAVGGAWVLRGITDDLIVPAFDDGTVDGGDVWIAIGALIAVSIVRGLGVVARRFFLSMAEYRTQRDWRRDLLRHYLDVPLRFHRSKPTGELLAHADLDLIQATMVIKPLAFSLSVVLLVVVALVSILMIHWILALIAAVLFPTLVVLSRYYTARVEAPAALAQQRVGEVSAVAHESFDGALVVKTLGRQADEVQRMREASDRLRTARIQVGRLRANFEPAIDALPNAGIVALLLCGTWLISRGDATPGDIVLAASLFGLLSTPLRVFGFFLEELPRSVVSLERVDRVMAYPTETRGGRGGLPDGPLDVVVDGLTVRYGDHDVLADASFAIQAGETVAVVGATGSGKTTLVESIVGLLDRQSGAVRVGGVDVEHLSPEELAGSAAVVFQEAFLFADTVEENVGMGLASDEAVARALAVARATEFVAAMPNGTATIVGERGQTLSGGQRQRVALARALARSPRLLLLDDATSAVDPLIEAEILANLRRELQTTLVIVAHRLSTITLADRIVYLDEGRVQAVGTHADLLARDDYRSLVTAYEAEAL, encoded by the coding sequence GTGACCGTGATCGACGCTGCGCCTGCGGGTGCGGCCGAAGTGGAAGACGTATGGCGGCGGGGCGGCCGGCTCATCGGCCGGTCGTTGCGCGCCCATCCGGGCCCGCATGCGGCGGCCATGGGAGGCGCCGGGCTGTTCGTGCTGGCGGCGGTGGGCGGCGCGTGGGTGCTTCGCGGGATCACCGACGATCTCATCGTTCCGGCGTTCGATGACGGGACGGTCGACGGGGGCGACGTGTGGATCGCCATCGGTGCGCTGATCGCCGTGTCGATCGTGCGCGGGTTGGGCGTCGTCGCCCGGCGATTCTTCCTGTCCATGGCCGAGTACCGCACGCAGCGCGACTGGCGCCGCGATCTGCTCAGGCACTATCTCGACGTGCCCCTGCGCTTCCATCGGTCGAAGCCCACCGGCGAGCTGCTGGCCCACGCCGACCTCGACCTGATCCAGGCGACCATGGTCATCAAGCCGCTGGCCTTCTCGCTCAGCGTCGTCCTCCTCGTCGTGGTGGCACTGGTGAGCATCCTGATGATCCACTGGATTCTCGCCCTCATCGCCGCGGTCCTTTTCCCGACGCTGGTCGTTCTCAGCCGCTACTACACCGCCCGGGTCGAGGCACCGGCCGCCCTGGCCCAGCAGCGGGTGGGCGAGGTGTCGGCCGTCGCCCACGAGAGCTTCGACGGTGCGCTCGTCGTCAAGACCCTCGGGCGCCAAGCCGACGAGGTGCAGCGGATGCGCGAGGCCTCCGACCGGCTGCGAACGGCGCGGATCCAGGTCGGTCGTCTGCGGGCCAATTTCGAGCCGGCCATCGACGCGCTGCCCAACGCGGGCATCGTCGCCCTGCTGCTCTGCGGCACGTGGCTGATCTCCCGGGGCGATGCCACGCCGGGCGACATCGTGCTCGCGGCGTCGCTGTTCGGGCTGCTCTCGACCCCCCTGCGGGTCTTCGGGTTCTTCCTCGAGGAACTGCCGCGTTCAGTCGTGTCGTTGGAGCGGGTCGATCGGGTCATGGCCTACCCGACCGAGACCCGTGGTGGCCGTGGCGGCCTCCCCGACGGCCCGCTCGATGTCGTCGTCGACGGTTTGACCGTGCGCTACGGCGATCACGACGTGCTGGCCGACGCCTCGTTCGCCATCCAGGCCGGCGAAACCGTCGCGGTCGTCGGGGCGACGGGATCGGGCAAGACCACCCTGGTCGAGTCGATCGTCGGCTTGCTCGATCGCCAGTCCGGGGCGGTGCGGGTCGGCGGTGTCGACGTCGAACACCTGTCGCCCGAGGAACTGGCCGGCAGCGCCGCCGTGGTCTTCCAGGAGGCGTTCCTCTTCGCCGACACGGTCGAGGAGAACGTGGGCATGGGGCTTGCCTCGGACGAGGCCGTCGCCAGGGCGCTGGCGGTGGCGAGGGCCACCGAGTTCGTGGCCGCCATGCCCAATGGCACCGCGACCATCGTGGGTGAGCGGGGCCAGACACTGTCGGGTGGCCAGCGCCAGCGCGTCGCGTTGGCCCGGGCCCTGGCTCGCTCGCCGCGGTTGCTCCTGCTCGACGACGCGACGAGCGCGGTCGACCCGCTGATCGAGGCCGAGATCCTCGCCAACCTCCGTCGTGAGCTCCAGACCACGCTGGTGATCGTCGCCCACCGGCTGTCCACCATCACGCTGGCGGACCGCATCGTCTATCTCGATGAGGGCCGCGTGCAGGCGGTGGGGACCCACGCCGACCTTCTGGCCCGCGACGACTATCGATCGCTGGTCACCGCCTACGAGGCGGAGGCGCTGTGA
- a CDS encoding ABC transporter ATP-binding protein → MSRQPRAPKAPKRTGFEDPASLLDDDVAADVSTLQVLKRGLAISPELRTGIRVTLAMALLAALGRLIIPITIQQVLDRGVLGDDGYRPGFVWAASAGAFAIVVIVIAASRVAYLRLVITAEAVLLGLRTRAFDHIHRLSLADHTEGRRGVLVARVTSDVESLAQFTQWGAISWVVNTSIITGAVLVMFVYNWQLTLVVLACHLPLIPFLRWVQSRQFSAYSLVRTRVAETLGETSEAVTGAPVIRAYGYDGPVRARLDGAIDNQYDAQLKSTIWFAGTLPVVDFFSSLSLAAAVGVGIWWSDVVDVGVGELIAFLFLVNLLLQPIAELGEVLDQTQTALAGWWKILRVLDVPIDIIEPEDGATLPSGPLSVEALGVAFAYRTGDQVLHDVDVTIPAETNVAVVGETGSGKTTFARLLARLADPVDGEVRIDGVDLRSVAPESRHSAIRMVPQDGFLFDTTIEENIRFGRVGATRADAVAAIEALGLGRWLAGLPHGIDTHVGERGGRLSVGERQLVALARAQVADPGLLLLDEATSAVDPETEEALASALATLAEGRTTISVAHRLSTAERADLVLVFDAGRIVQMGHHDELVAVDGIYRGLHESWIGNTRDTAS, encoded by the coding sequence GTGAGCCGGCAGCCGAGAGCCCCGAAGGCACCCAAGCGGACCGGCTTCGAGGACCCGGCGTCGCTGCTCGACGACGATGTCGCAGCCGACGTCTCGACGTTGCAGGTTCTCAAGCGCGGACTTGCGATCAGCCCCGAGCTGCGCACGGGCATCCGGGTCACTCTCGCGATGGCGCTGCTCGCCGCGCTCGGACGGCTCATCATCCCGATCACGATCCAACAGGTGCTCGACCGGGGTGTGCTCGGCGACGACGGCTATCGCCCCGGCTTCGTGTGGGCGGCGTCGGCGGGCGCGTTCGCCATCGTGGTGATCGTCATTGCGGCGAGCCGGGTCGCCTACCTCCGACTGGTGATCACGGCCGAGGCGGTGTTGCTCGGCTTGCGCACCCGGGCCTTCGACCACATCCATCGATTGTCGTTGGCCGATCACACCGAGGGCCGCCGCGGGGTGCTGGTGGCCCGGGTCACCTCCGATGTCGAGTCGCTGGCCCAGTTCACGCAGTGGGGCGCAATCAGCTGGGTGGTCAACACGTCGATCATCACCGGCGCCGTGCTCGTGATGTTCGTCTACAACTGGCAGCTCACGCTGGTGGTGCTCGCCTGTCACCTGCCGCTGATTCCGTTCCTGCGTTGGGTGCAGAGCCGTCAGTTCTCGGCCTACAGCCTGGTGCGCACGCGAGTGGCCGAGACCCTGGGCGAGACGTCCGAGGCGGTCACCGGTGCCCCGGTCATCCGCGCCTACGGCTATGACGGGCCGGTGCGGGCGCGCCTCGACGGTGCCATCGACAATCAGTACGACGCCCAGCTGAAGTCGACGATCTGGTTCGCCGGCACCCTGCCCGTCGTGGACTTCTTCAGCTCGCTCTCGCTGGCTGCTGCGGTCGGTGTGGGCATTTGGTGGAGCGATGTGGTCGACGTGGGCGTGGGTGAGCTCATCGCGTTCCTCTTCCTCGTCAACCTGCTGCTCCAGCCCATCGCCGAGCTCGGCGAGGTGCTCGACCAGACCCAGACCGCGCTGGCCGGCTGGTGGAAGATCCTGCGGGTACTCGACGTGCCGATCGACATCATCGAGCCCGAGGACGGCGCGACGCTGCCGTCGGGGCCGTTGTCGGTCGAGGCGCTCGGGGTCGCGTTCGCGTATCGCACCGGCGACCAGGTGCTCCACGACGTCGACGTCACCATTCCCGCCGAGACGAATGTGGCCGTCGTCGGCGAGACGGGCAGCGGCAAGACGACGTTCGCCCGGCTGCTGGCCCGGCTGGCCGACCCGGTCGACGGCGAGGTGCGCATCGACGGCGTCGACCTCCGTTCGGTCGCTCCCGAGTCCCGCCACTCCGCGATTCGGATGGTGCCCCAGGACGGGTTCCTGTTCGACACCACGATCGAGGAGAACATCCGCTTCGGTCGTGTCGGCGCGACCCGGGCCGACGCCGTTGCCGCGATCGAGGCCCTCGGGCTCGGGCGTTGGCTCGCCGGCCTACCCCACGGGATCGACACCCACGTCGGCGAGCGCGGCGGGCGGCTCTCCGTCGGCGAACGTCAGCTCGTGGCCCTCGCCCGGGCCCAGGTCGCCGACCCCGGGCTGCTGTTGCTCGACGAGGCCACCTCGGCCGTCGACCCCGAGACCGAAGAGGCGCTGGCCTCGGCGCTGGCCACGCTGGCCGAGGGGCGAACCACGATCTCGGTGGCGCACCGCCTTTCCACCGCCGAGCGAGCCGACCTCGTGCTGGTGTTCGACGCCGGCCGCATCGTGCAGATGGGCCACCACGACGAACTGGTCGCCGTCGACGGGATCTATCGAGGACTCCACGAGTCCTGGATCGGCAACACCCGCGACACCGCGTCCTGA